In Bernardetia sp., a genomic segment contains:
- the gcvH gene encoding glycine cleavage system protein GcvH, which produces MNFPKELKYTKEHEWIRLEGDIATVGITEHAQSELGDIVYVDITTEGDEVEAGDVFGSVEAVKTVSDLYMPITGTVIEVNPDLEDAPETVNSDPYGEGWMIKIKVNNPDDVAELMSSEDYEGII; this is translated from the coding sequence ATGAATTTTCCAAAGGAATTAAAGTACACAAAAGAACACGAGTGGATTCGCTTAGAAGGCGACATTGCAACAGTTGGCATCACCGAACACGCACAATCTGAACTTGGTGATATTGTTTATGTGGACATCACAACAGAAGGAGACGAAGTAGAAGCAGGAGATGTTTTTGGTTCTGTTGAAGCTGTAAAAACGGTTTCAGACTTATATATGCCCATCACAGGAACAGTAATAGAAGTAAATCCAGATTTAGAAGATGCTCCTGAAACGGTAAACTCTGACCCTTATGGCGAAGGTTGGATGATAAAAATTAAAGTTAATAATCCAGATGATGTAGCAGAGCTTATGTCTTCTGAAGATTATGAGGGAATAATATAA